In Fusarium musae strain F31 chromosome 7, whole genome shotgun sequence, a single window of DNA contains:
- the ALG11 gene encoding asparagine-linked glycosylation protein (BUSCO:EOG09262UB3~EggNog:ENOG41~CAZy:GT4): MASLATLVPLAILIALPLIGGLLRRFLGWSLRKRTEGRRAHLLALMTQEDKDARVKDPQGTAATKLVFDVDDNLQSTLSSQRDWSGIVGFFHPFCNAGGGGERVLWAAIRATQDRWPKAKCVVYTGDHNVTKDAILNRVKTRFNIELHAPTITFLYLSKRDWVLPSTWPHFTLLGQSIGSVVLAWDAFSLLVPDIFVDTMGYAFALGLCKFLFPKVPTGAYVHYPTISTDMLDSLDSTTTSGAQGAHAGKGAGAQGFAKKNYWKLFAILYSWVGSTVDIVMTNSTWTQGHIKSLWGPYRKQKSKTDPIAVVYPPTAVREMEREVEVSEESEKRREKAIVYLAQFRPEKNHQLIMRSFATFLKTKSEASKGARLVLIGSVRDDSDSKRVYELRLLANELGIKDSVKFHLDAPWSDVLDWLRRASVGVNGMWNEHFGIGVVEYQAAGLISVVHDSAGPKFDIVVPIDGQPTGFHATTEEEFAEGYEKALSLPDPLAVRLRARESAKRFTEEEFAKKWTVQLARLVSLAKQRA, encoded by the exons ATGGCGTCCCTTGCGACGCTTGTGCCTCTGGCCATTCTGATAGCTCTACCTCTAATAGGCGGGCTTCTACGGCGGTTCCTAGGATGGTCACTTCGAAAACGAACAGAAGGTCGTCGCGCACATCTTCTGGCCCTCATGACACAGGAGGATAAAGATGCCCGCGTCAAGGACCCTCAAGGCACCGCAGCGACGAAACTCGTATTCGACGTCGATGATAATCTTCAAAGCACTCTGAGCTCGCAGAGGGATTGGTCTGGAATCGTTGGTTTCTTCCATCCGTTCTG CAATGCTGGAGGTGGCGGAGAGCGAGTGCTCTGGGCCGCGATTCGTGCCACACAAGATCGTTGGCCGAAGGCCAAATGTGTGGTATACACAGGCGATCACAATGTGACAAAAGACGCAATCTTGAATCGAGTCAAG ACAAGATTCAACATTGAGCTCCATGCTCCCACGATAACGTTCCTCTACCTCTCCAAGCGAGACTGGGTACTCCCCTCAACATGGCCTCATTTCACGCTGCTCGGCCAATCAATCGGCTCCGTCGTTTTGGCTTGGGACGCTTTCTCACTACTGGTTCCGGACATATTTGTCGACACCATGGGCTACGCCTTTGCTCTCGGTCTATGCAAGTTTCTCTTCCCCAAGGTTCCTACAGGGGCATATGTGCACTATCCTACGATTTCCACCGACATGCTTGACTCGCTCGATTCAACGACTACCTCGGGAGCTCAAGGCGCGCATGCTGGTAAGGGTGCTGGAGCCCAGGGTTTCGCCAAGAAGAATTACTGGAAACTTTTCGCCATTCTTTACTCCTGGGTCGGCTCGACGGTTGATATTGTCATGACGAACTCGACCTGGACTCAAGGCCATATCAAGAGCCTATGGGGCCCCTATCGCAaacagaagagcaagacaGATCCGATCGCAGTTGTCTACCCTCCCACCGCTGTCCGAGAAATGGAGCGCGAAGTCGAAGTTTCCGAAGAAAGTGAGAAGCGACGAGAGAAGGCCATTGTCTACCTCGCCCAGTTCCGACCAGAAAAGAACCACCAGCTCATCATGCGGTCATTCGCTACcttcctcaagaccaagagcgaGGCATCCAAGGGAGCACGGCTGGTTCTCATCGGAAGCGTGCGAGATGACTCAGACTCAAAGCGTGTGTACGAGCTGCGACTTCTTGCCAATGAGCTTGGCATCAAGGACAGTGTCAAGTTCCACCTCGATGCCCCATGGTCAGATGTTCTAGACTGGTTAAGAAGAGCATCTGTGGGTGTCAATGGCATGTGGAATGAGCACTTCGGGATTGGCGTTGTCGAATACCAAGCTGCTGGACTCATTTCCGTGGTTCATGACAGTGCTGGGCCCAAATTCGACATAGTCGTGCCAATCGATGGCCAGCCAACTG GATTTCATGCAACGACAGAAGAAGAATTCGCAGAGGGCTATGAGAAGGCTTTGTCACTGCCAGATCCTCTGGCAGTTCGCCTGCGTGCACGAGAGTCGGCAAAGAGATTCACCGAGGAGGAGTTTGCAAAGAAGTGGACGGTTCAGTTGGCACGTTTGGTGTCACTTGCGAAACAAAGAGCGTAG
- a CDS encoding hypothetical protein (EggNog:ENOG41) yields the protein MSYDLESGRGGAGYSDDPAFQELQYDLKSKLQNLLSSNRKLANDVNVLGTRKDTPRLRERVHNSMDKTRDMCREIGEGVKRLQTWEELTKQQKYEQTKVSSDFQAALQEFQSLQRKALEKERASVTAARAAQEGESAEGPQSGNQLEQLQQQEQVSQLAPQDEVDFQEALIIEREEEIRNIEQGVGDLNVLFRQVAQIVNEQGEQLGTIADNVENVRDDTRQADVENRQAARYQKAARNKSCCLLLILAVILTIVILAIVLD from the exons ATGTCGTACGATCTAGAATCCGGGCGTGGCGGCGCCGGCTATAGCGATGACCCTGCTTTCCAGGAACTCCAATACGACCTCAAGAGCAAGCTTCAAaacctcctcagcagcaatcGAAAACTCGCCAACGATGTTAATGTGCTCGGCACACGTAAGGATACCCCGCGCCTGCGGGAGCGAGTGCACAATAGCATGGATAAGACGAGGGATATGTGCAGAGAGATTGGTGAGGGCGTTAAGCGCCTTCAAACTTGGGAAGAATTGACG AAACAACAAAAGTACGAGCAAACAAAGGTCTCGAGCGATTTCCAAGCAGCTCTCCAAGAATTCCAAAGCCTCCAGCGAAAAGCCCTCGAGAAGGAGCGCGCATCCGTTACCGCCGCCCGTGCCGCCCAGGAGGGTGAATCCGCCGAAGGTCCCCAGTCCGGCAACCAGCTTGAGCAGCTacagcaacaagaacaagtcTCGCAGCTTGCGCCTCAAGACGAAGTCGACTTCCAGGAAGCTCTCATTATCGAGcgcgaggaggagatccgCAACATTGAGCAGGGTGTAGGCGATTTGAACGTTCTCTTCCGACAGGTGGCGCAAATCGTCAACGAGCAGGGAGAGCAGCTTGGGACGATCGCAGACAATGTTGAGAACGTCCGGGACGACACGCGGCAAGCTGATGTTGAGAACCGACAGGCCGCGCGGTATCAGAAGGCAGCCCGTAACAAGAGCTGCTGCCTGTTGCTGATCCTAGCCGTTATTTTGACCATTGTTATTCTGGCTATTGTCCTTGACTAG
- a CDS encoding hypothetical protein (EggNog:ENOG41) produces the protein MASAQAEAVPNGNSQLNGNAQQVNKRPNQQNNRQWKQKKTKREKNITEGSSEEVLKYDIQALLKELAVEYGEGTEHGPEVLPEEGTETEVEILELSSTGDGLGMKPGSNQVYVVSFTVPGDTAKVKVFRHLRRETQTLADFISITKPSPLRDDARISCKYFASCGGCQFQMLEYPEQLKLKKRIVEKAFKNFSNLDPNIVPAVQDTMGSPLQYNYRTKLTPHFDGPPGFRPSKRGKNPRIPFEKCPDIGFMQKGRRKVLDIEDCPIGTNAVRLGMARERERMQKEFANYQRGATVLLRENTKRVPKDSEEAKGETEPYTVRVENEDTVDVKSCITDSKATTTEYIGPYTFTNPAGSFFQNNNSILPSFTGFVRDNILPPAGTGMGIKYLIDAYSGSGLFTVTLASLFQHSIGIDIAADSIAYASRNAALNGMGEDRCKFIAADAGELFKSVTYNRDETVVVLDPPRKGCDADFLNQLRKFGPRRVLYVSCNVHTQARDVGVLVRGEGEGERYEIESLRGFDFFPQTGHVEGVAILNRVDTTV, from the coding sequence ATGGCGAGCGCACAAGCAGAAGCTGTGCCAAACGGCAATTCCCAACTAAACGGCAACGCTCAGCAAGTTAACAAGAGGCCAAACCAGCAGAACAATCGCCAatggaagcagaagaagacaaagagggaaaagaataTCACCGAAGGCTCATCTGAGGAAGTCCTCAAGTACGATATTCAGGCCCTTCTCAAAGAGCTAGCTGTTGAGTATGGCGAGGGAACAGAGCACGGCCCAGAAGTTCTCCCAGAGGAAGGCACTGAGACAGAGGTTGAGATTCTGGAGCTGTCGTCGACAGGTGATGGTCTTGGTATGAAGCCTGGTTCAAACCAGGTCTATGTTGTCTCTTTCACAGTCCCTGGCGACACCGCAAAGGTCAAAGTCTtccgtcatcttcgtcgcgAAACCCAAACCCTCGCCGACTTCATCTCCATTACAAaaccctctcctctccgcGACGATGCCCGTATCAGCTGCAAATACTTCGCCTCCTGCGGCGGCTGCCAATTCCAGATGCTCGAATACCCCGAGCAACTCAAACTCAAGAAGCGCATTGTCGAGAAGGCCTTCAAGAACTTCTCAAACCTAGATCCCAACATAGTCCCCGCTGTACAGGATACGATGGGCAGTCCTCTGCAGTACAACTACCGTACCAAGCTTACACCTCACTTTGACGGACCCCCTGGATTCCGACCCAGCAAGAGAGGAAAGAACCCCAGAATCCCATTTGAGAAGTGCCCTGATATTGGATTCATGCAAAAAGGTCGTCGGAAGGTTTTGGATATTGAGGATTGCCCTATTGGTACCAATGCTGTGCGTCTGGGTATGGCACGAGAGCGTGAGCGCATGCAGAAAGAGTTTGCCAACTATCAGCGCGGTGCTACGGTTCTTCTCCGAGAGAACACGAAGCGAGTCCCCAAGGACAgcgaggaggccaagggtgAAACAGAACCCTACACAGTCCGTGTTGAGAATGAGGATACCGTCGACGTCAAGTCCTGCATCACTGATTCCAAGGCCACCACAACAGAATACATCGGCCCTTACACCTTCACCAACCCAGCTGGCTCTTTCTTCCAGAACAACAACTCCATTCTTCCCTCCTTTACCGGCTTCGTACGAGACAACATTCTCCCTCCCGCCGGCACGGGCATGGGCATCAAATACCTGATCGACGCCTACTCGGGCTCTGGCCTCTTCACCGTTACTCTGGCTTCGCTCTTCCAGCACTCTATCGGTATCGACATTGCAGCTGACTCCATCGCCTACGCAAGTCGCAACGCAGCTCTCAACGGTATGGGAGAGGATCGCTGCAAGTTCATCGCCGCTGATGCTGGTGAACTTTTCAAGAGCGTTACCTACAACCGTGACGAGACCGTTGTAGTTCTTGATCCTCCCCGTAAGGGCTGCGATGCAGACTTCTTAAACCAGCTACGGAAATTCGGACCTCGACGAGTTCTGTATGTCAGCTGTAACGTGCATACACAGGCCAGAGATGTCGGTGTGCTTGTGCGCGGCGAGGGAGAGGGCGAGAGATACGAGATTGAGAGCCTTCGAGGATTTGATTTCTTTCCTCAGACAGGTCATGTAGAGGGCGTTGCTATTCTCAACAGGGTCGATACCACggtataa
- a CDS encoding hypothetical protein (EggNog:ENOG41~BUSCO:EOG09261W1K), with amino-acid sequence MAEPTEAASQVPPAQSLEDQTLIVFARLMEGGQEDNETCRDLDELTKLLNDDYEARQKDKSRETICKVIDGDCVDTVLCYLDMRQPEIVRGHATLSTSAYLKAAGDDGSKKLSTFFFDRVRRGTYDDYIVAFCVAAATFPIVPDLTAQLFLNEDFLPSLGTLMRRKWKSRKVETACLEMLNAACMNSLCREAINKYCIEWLEEIVDQDLSEAVRSMNADPNLQSDGGSISMRRHSEQVQYLAAVILAKLRAVPAKPAPGENKSRIEPAVTSIEDLSGMFTKMILRDEDHGRKHSIEGLAYASLQPKVKESIVSNPELLKKLVKTLSEAQPRSPTTYGALSIFVNLTKYLPTLTEEEKKMNQLKAYANAAGKLGGPDPLNDDEHVAKRCKLVFDAGITPVLVTHSKNGSPASLGLVISIIFSLSVDRTLRGQLAQQGAVKLLLVSWMSLPQTEAASRRLAAQALARILISTNPALVFGGNRDTPIIAAVRPLVSIIPPDPAAQTRDLLPSFEALMALTNLASMDDDATRRSIINTAWNQIEEQMLASNTLVSKAAVELVCNLVQQPEAIALYAEETAKARNRLNVLLALADAPDAGTRSAAGGALASLTNFEGVIRGIINRDRGVKVILGMCVDDSEDIRHRGVFVVNNLVTAEGEVGEVARGKVKSEGGVETLTECAKKSRSNDVVELTVQALKALLGDQSNEE; translated from the exons ATGGCAGAACCTACAGAAGCTGCTTCTCAGGTGCCTCCAGCCCAGTCGCTGGAGGACCAGACCCTTATCGTCTTTGCGCGCCTCATGGAGGGCGGACAGGAAGACAACGAGACATGCCGCGACCTCGATGAACTAACTAAGCTGCTCAACGATGACTATGAAGCCCGTCAGAAGGACAAGTCTCGTGAGACTATTTGCAAGGTTATCGATGGCGACTGTGTCGACACCGTTTTGTGCTATCTTGATATGAGACAGCCTGAGATAGTGCGTGGCCACGCCACTCTCTCAACATCCGCATATCTCAAAGCCGCTGGCGATGACGGCTCAAAGAAGCTCTCgactttcttctttgaccGTGTGCGAAGGGGAACTTATGATGATTACATTGTTGCCTTTTGTGTCGCCGCTGCGACGTTTCCCATTGTCCCCGATCTCACTGCCCAGCTGTTTCTTAACGAAGATTTCCTACCCAGCCTCGGCACACTTATGCGACGAAAATGGAAGAGCCGCAAGGTCGAGACGGCCTGTTTGGAGATGCTCAACGCTGCTTGCATGAACTCACTTTGCCGTGAGGCTATCAACAAGTACTGTATTGAGTGGCTTGAGGAAATCGTCGACCAAGACCTTAGTGAGGCTGTTCGTAGCATGAACGCAGACCCAAACCTTCAGAGCGATGGAGGTTCCATTTCAATGAGGCGGCACTCTGAACAGGTTCAGTATCTTGCTGCAGTCATCTTGGCCAAGCTGAGG GCAGTTCCCGCTAAACCAGCACCCGGTGAAAACAAGTCTCGAATCGAGCCTGCAGTCACTAGTATCGAAGATCTCTCTGGAATGTTCACTAAGATGATACtgagagatgaagatcacGGACGAAAGCACTCTATCGAAGGTCTCGCATACGCCTCCCTTCAACCTAAAGTCAAGGAGTCTATCGTGAGCAACCCCGAGTTGCTCAAAAAGTTGGTCAAGACTCTTAGCGAAGCCCAGCCAAGATCACCAACTACTTATGGAGCCTTAAGCATTTTTGTCAATCTGACGAAATACTTGCCTACCCTGactgaggaagaaaagaagatgaaccaGCTCAAGGCATATGCCAATGCCGCCGGGAAGCTTGGCGGACCCGACCCCCTGAATGACGACGAGCATGTCGCAAAAAGATGCAAGCTGGTGTTTGATGCAGGTATTACGCCGGTCCTCGTCACCCACAGTAAGAATGGCTCGCCCGCTTCTCTGGGACTTGTTATCTCCATTATTTTCTCCCTTTCAGTCGACAGGACTCTCCGCGGCCAGCTTGCTCAGCAAGGAGCggtcaagcttctcctggTATCATGGATGTCCCTGCCTCAAACCGAAGCTGCTTCACGTCGTCTTGCAGCACAAGCCCTGGCCCGCATCTTGATCAGCACAAACCCTGCACTAGTCTTTGGTGGCAACCGTGACACCCCCATCATTGCTGCTGTCAGACCGCTTGTCTCTATCATCCCACCCGACCCTGCTGCTCAGACACGGGACCTGCTTCCTTCCTTCGAGGCCCTCATGGCCTTGACTAATCTCGCGTCGATGGATGACGATGCGACCAGACGCAGTATTATCAATACAGCATGGAACCAGATTGAGGAACAGATGCTGGCTTCTAACACTCTTGTCTCCAAGGCTGCTGTCGAGCTTGTTTGCAACCTGGTACAGCAACCAGAGGCTATCGCACTCTATGCTGAAGAGACTGCTAAGGCCCGTAATCGCCTTAATgtcctcctcgcccttgCTGATGCCCCTGATGCCGGAACTCGAAGTGCAGCTGGCGGTGCTTTAGCTTCACTCACCAACTTTGAGGGTGTCATCCGGGGCATTATTAACCGAGACCGCGGTGTGAAAGTTATCCTTGGGATGTGTGTCGATGACAGCGAGGATATCCGTCATCGTGGAGTGTTTGTGGTAAACAACTTGGTCACTGCAGAGGGTGAGGTCGGTGAGGTCGCACGAGGGAAGGTCAAAAGCGAGGGCGGAGTTGAAACTCTTACAGAATGTGCTAAGAAGAGTCGAAGcaatgatgttgtcgagCTGACAGTTCAGGCTTTAAAGGCTCTGTTAGGAGACCAATCAAATGAAGAATGA
- a CDS encoding hypothetical protein (EggNog:ENOG41~BUSCO:EOG0926369X), with translation MDAVDVSEHYEVGTREETPSLLTIVLDTNPRAWASLNNVLPLSRAIANILVFVNAHLAFSNANQVALIAAHVDRAEWLYPTPPTPSRDASGDVAMNDAVAQTQTSANKFPQFAQIEAAVLAAIRKLLDQTKEEDLSATTQVSGALTLALCHINKAAQALCAPTANLEDSHKGSSNTAPPTVRGRILVISVSDSEPSQYIPTMNAVFAAGHNQVAIDTLSLTGEPTFLQQACYNTGGTYLAATHPQGLLNYLMFGLIADTEAREALIAPTHDTVDFRAACFCHGRVVDTGFVCSICLSIFCETPENSECFTCGTKLSLGNYGAKPAVVPRKKKKKRKIVNGGGSREETGSATGTPRP, from the coding sequence atGGATGCCGTGGATGTTTCAGAGCACTACGAGGTCGGCACCCGTGAGGAGACTCCCTCGCTCCTCACCATCGTCCTCGATACGAACCCCCGAGCCTGGGCGTCGCTCAACAACGTCCTTCCCCTTTCGCGTGCTATAGCgaacatcctcgtcttcgttaACGCCCATCTCGCCTTCAGCAACGCAAACCAGGTCGCTCTTATCGCCGCGCACGTTGATCGCGCAGAATGGCTTTACCCAACGCCTCCCACACCCTCGCGCGACGCCTCTGGCGATGTTGCCATGAACGATGCTGTTGCGCAAACGCAAACCTCAGCGAACAAGTTCCCGCAGTTTGCGCAAATTGAAGCTGCCGTTTTGGCTGCGATTCGAAAACTCCTGGATCAGACAAAGGAGGAGGATCTCTCTGCTACGACACAAGTCTCCGGAGCCTTGACGCTGGCGCTATGTCATATCAACAAAGCTGCGCAGGCTCTCTGTGCGCCTACGGCTAATCTCGAGGACAGCCATAAAGGCTCGTCGAATACTGCTCCCCCAACCGTTCGCGGCCGAATCCTGGTCATTTCTGTCTCCGATTCAGAACCCTCGCAATACATTCCCACCATGAACGCTGTCTTCGCCGCTGGCCACAACCAAGTTGCTATCGATACTCTCTCTCTTACTGGAGAGCCAACTTTCCTACAACAGGCTTGCTATAACACCGGTGGCACATACCTCGCTGCTACACATCCCCAAGGACTACTGAACTACCTCATGTTCGGCCTCATCGCAGACACAGAAGCTCGTGAAGCTCTAATCGCCCCAACACACGACACCGTCGACTTCCGCGCCGCCTGTTTTTGTCACGGCCGAGTTGTGGACACAGGCTTCGTCTGCTCTATCTGTCTGAGCATCTTCTGTGAGACGCCAGAGAACTCGGAATGTTTCACGTGTGGCACCAAACTATCTCTGGGTAACTATGGCGCGAAACCCGCCGTTGtaccaagaaagaagaaaaagaagcgcaagatcGTTAATGGAGGCGGATCACGGGAAGAGACAGGCAGTGCGACAGGGACACCCCGTCCATGA
- a CDS encoding hypothetical protein (EggNog:ENOG41~MEROPS:MER0003580), with amino-acid sequence MKLPLLLLASSIHYVSLSASPIFEEFFSPGVGTRGAVASEAQECSYIGRDLLARGGNAVDAMIGTTFCVGVIGMYHSGIGGGGFMIVRDKKGNYEAIDFRESAPTAAFEGMYQGNVNGSIYGGLSVGVPGEVRGFEYVHKKYGV; translated from the exons ATGAAACTCCCATTACTGTTACTGGCCTCCAGTATCCATTATGTCTCTTTATCAGCAAGCCCCATATTCGAAGAGTTCTTTTCTCCAGGTGTTGGTACAAGAGGAGCCGTTGCTTCAGAGGCTCAAGAATGTAGCTACATCGGGAGAGACTTGTTAGCACGAGGT GGAAATGCCGTCGATGCCATGATTGGAACGACATTCTGCGTCGGTGTTATTGGCATGTACCACTCCGGTATTGGAGGCGGTGGTTTCATGATTGTGCGTGACAAGAAGGGTAACTACGAAGCAATCGACTTCAGAGAATCAGCCCCTACAGCAGCATTCGAGGGCATGTACCAAGGGAATGTGAACGGTAGCATCTACGGAGGCCTTTCTGTTGGTGTGCCAGGCGAAGTCCGTGGGTTTGAGTATGTACACAAGAAATACGGCGTATGA
- a CDS encoding hypothetical protein (MEROPS:MER0016969~EggNog:ENOG41): protein MGMRFLRAGASATEAVEAALRILEDKEITNAGYGSNLSIDGVVECDATVVDHLGRSGACGAVPNIRNPISLAKLVLDMSNKPLSLKRVAPNALVGEGARAFAEEHGLMIYPNEYMVSKNARDRFLRWQEDLKRAESKGQEPKALPEIVDTTATCPPCQYDTASPIKSNPSLPRDQRPAVLVGTWNEGQPDSPFIGTPIQDAPSPEQSTPTSYFRATSTSPAAVSRSSITRSPQEGAAQTYAGVVSGAQGVLSSPFRPSLSRKSNSLAEDFKPVLPENTSIRHKHHSHASNKADNTSPRTPTANRGNSPDRQSSSGPRGAKRPLSPDEKSQPHSREVHDRLHYGSVSEDVITDTIGAIAIDDRGQIAAGSSSGGIGMKHRGRLGPAALVGVGTAVVPCDDEDDDQVAVAAVTSGTGEHMATTMASQRCAERIYHGTRRGKGGVNIQDDDEDAIMESFIAEDFMKHPGVRNCHSAGAIGVMVVKKTPSGYYFYFAHNTDSFALASMGGSERQPVCTMSRLSHGAKIAKGGRKVRFK, encoded by the exons ATGGGCATGAGATTCCTCAGAGCCGGTGCCAGCGCAACCGAGGCCGTCGAAGCAGCTCTCCGGATTCTCGAGGATAAAGAAATCACCAACGCTGGATACGGCTCCAATCTTTCCATCGATGGTGTTGTAGAATGCGATGCCACTGTAGTGGACCATCTTGGCCGCAGCGGCGCCTGTGGTGCTGTCCCTA ATATTCGAAATCCTATATCCCTGGCCAAACTCGTTCTAGATATGAGCAATAAACCGTTGAGCCTGAAACGAGTTGCCCCAAACGCTCTTGTCGGAGAGGGCGCCAGGGCTTTCGCAGAGGAGCATGGCCTCATGATATACCCCAATGAGTATATGGTTTCGAAGAATGCCAGAGATCGTTTTCTGAGGTGGCAGGAAGACTTGAAGCGAGCCGAGTCCAAGGGTCAAGAGCCCAAAGCTTTGCCCGAAATTGTTGATACGACCGCAACATGTCCCCCATGCCAGTACGATACAGCATCGCCGATAAAGTCCAATCCATCCCTTCCGCGGGATCAAAGGCCTGCTGTTCTTGTCGGCACTTGGAACGAGGGACAGCCTGACTCTCCTTTCATTGGTACACCGATCCAAGATGCGCCATCGCCAGAACAATCAACACCCACAAGCTACTTCAGAGCCACAAGCACCTCTCCCGCAGCAGTCAGCCGTTCTTCAATCACCCGAAGTCCTCAGGAGGGAGCGGCACAGACGTATGCTGGTGTTGTGAGTGGTGCCCAGGGTGTATTGTCCTCCCCATTTCGACCGAGTCTATCTCGAAAGTCCAATTCTTTAGCTGAGGATTTTAAACCCGTCTTGCCAGAGAATACATCAATCCGCCATAAACACCATTCACATGCCTCAAATAAGGCCGATAATACATCACCGCGAACTCCTACTGCGAATAGGGGCAACAGCCCTGATCGCCAAAGCTCCTCAGGTCCTCGTGGGGCTAAGCGACCTCTCAGTCCTGATGAAAAGTCGCAGCCTCATTCAAGAGAAGTACACGACCGCCTTCATTACGGGTCTGTTAGCGAGGACGTTATTACAGACACTATTGGTGCCATTGCGATCGATGATCGAGGCCAAATTGCTGCTGGCTCATCTTCAGGTGGTATCGGAATGAAGCATCGAGGCCGTCTGGGACCAGCTGCTCTTGTGGGAGTTGGCACGGCCGTTGTGCCctgtgacgatgaggatgacgaccAGGTTGCTGTCGCTGCAGTCACAAGCGGTACAGGAGAGCATATGGCTACTACCATGGCCTCCCAGCGATGTGCGGAAAGGATTTACCATGGCACAAGACGTGGAAAAGGAGGCGTCAACATtcaggacgacgatgaagatgccatCATGGAATCTTTCATTGCTGAGGACTTCATGAAGCATCCCGGTGTCAGGAATTGTCATTCAGCAGGTGCCATTGGGGTCATGGTGGTCAAGAAAACGCCGTCAGGCTACTATTTCTACTTTGCTCACAACACAGATTCCTTCGCCCTCGCTTCGATGGGAGGTTCGGAAAGACAGCCCGTCTGTACGATGTCTAGACTTTCTCATGGCGCCAAGATCGCCAAGGGTGGACGTAAGGTCAGGTTTAAGTAA
- a CDS encoding hypothetical protein (EggNog:ENOG41~MEROPS:MER0003580), with product MARFIEKTIKDHHNFFVEDPSWAQDFTRNGMLFDTQCWDPGSHVAGQLIPEGETMSRRRYARTLQAIAEHGADAFYTGAFAESMVKTIQETNGTITLDDYKNYHVISREVLHTEYKGYDVYGISSPAGGAVSLSILNTMNGYSHQDEDRNTTLHIYIEAMKFAYGARLRLGDPDFVDGVPELEHEMLNATTAERIRSKIDPRKTQKNEKYNPDGIYSSDGHGTSHVVTADGDGMAVSLTTTVNLIFGSFLMDPLTGVILNNEMNDFSIPGVPNEFGFAPAEANFIRPNKRPLSSCTPLIVSNKDGSLFAVIGAAGGSRIISATTQVAWRVLTSPPWSIKDAVREPRVHNQLIPNTLLVEKKFSSYDVPSLVERGHNITWVDEGLSTVQALTRDPAGVFEVAPEPRQKNSGGVTL from the exons ATGGCAAGGTTTATCGAAAAGACCATTAAAGACCATCATAACTTCTTTGTCGAGGATCCCTCATGGGCACAAGATTTCACTCGAAATGGTATGCTTTTTGACACCCAATGCTGGGACCCAGGCTCACATGTGGCAGGACAGCTTATCCCCGAAGGAGAAACGATGTCAAGGCGGCGATACGCCCG TACACTTCAAGCTATCGCAGAGCATGGCGCTGATGCCTTCTATACAGGTGCTTTCG CTGAGAGCATGGTCAAGACCATCCAAGAAACAAATGGTACCATCACACTAGATGACTACAAGAACTACCATGTAATCTCTCGAGAGGTTCTTCACACTGAGTACAAGGGTTACGATGTCTACGGCATCAGCTCTCCAGCCGGTGGCGCCGTATCACTCAGTATCCTGAACACCATGAACGGCTACTCACACCAAGACGAGGATCGAAACACTACACTACACATCTACATCGAAGCCATGAAGTTCGCATACGGAGCTCGTCTGCGTCTTGGCGACCCTGACTTTGTAGATGGCGTTCCGGAGCTCGAGCACGAAATGCTCAATGCCACAACGGCAGAAAGGATCAGGAGTAAGATCGATCCTCGAAAAACCCAGAAGAATGAAAAGTATAACCCTGATGGAATCTACTCATCTGATGGGCACGGAACTTCCCATGTCGTCACTGCAGATGGCGATGGTATGGCTGTGTCGCTGACAACCACGGTCAACCTCATCTTCGGATCTTTCCTCATGGATCCTCTCACTGGTGTGATCCT AAACAACGAAATGAATGACTTCTCTATTCCGGGAGTTCCTAACGAGTTTGGTTTCGCACCAGCAGAAGCAAACTTCATTCGTCCAAACAAGCGCCCCCTTTCCTCATGCACACCTCTCATCGTATCCAACAAAGACGGATCTCTCTTCGCCGTCATCGGAGCTGCAGGGGGCTCACGTATTATCTCCGCTACGACTCAAGTTGCGTGGCGTGTATTGACTTCTCCACCATGGTCTATCAAGGACGCTGTTCGTGAGCCCCGTGTTCACAACCAGCTCATCCCGAATACGCTACtcgtggagaagaagttcAGTTCATACGATGTTCCATCGCTGGTGGAGCGAGGCCATAATATCACTTGGGTCGATGAGGGACTGAGTACTGTTCAAGCGTTAACGAGGGACCCAGCTGGCGTTTTTGAGGTTGCGCCTGAACCTAGGCAGAAGAACAGTGGCGGTGTGACATTGTAG